Proteins encoded in a region of the Sphingomonas sp. HMP9 genome:
- a CDS encoding outer membrane protein codes for MRKLSLAIALAAATVAVPAFAQDMSAPAPVDNSAQPGEAAAPDGSKAFGIEPYFGVMGGWEQFDNERGHGIPQAINADGTSRRGYKPSGSLVQGVLGVNVPLGPVFVGAEGNVIKGIDGNIDWEYGAAGRFGFRAGDSGLIYGKVGYQWVNFDHFSGRSNVVANTKRDYSAITYGIGAEVGPQSIGLKGITGNAGFRIRAEVNTFGDAQSFRPMLGIITHF; via the coding sequence ATGCGTAAGCTTTCCCTGGCAATCGCCCTTGCCGCCGCAACGGTCGCAGTTCCCGCCTTCGCGCAGGACATGTCGGCACCGGCCCCCGTCGACAACAGCGCGCAGCCCGGCGAGGCAGCAGCTCCGGACGGTTCGAAGGCATTCGGCATCGAGCCGTATTTCGGCGTCATGGGCGGCTGGGAGCAGTTCGACAACGAGCGTGGCCACGGCATCCCGCAGGCCATCAACGCTGACGGCACGAGCCGTCGCGGCTACAAGCCTTCGGGCTCGCTGGTCCAGGGCGTGCTCGGCGTGAACGTGCCGCTCGGCCCGGTCTTCGTCGGCGCAGAAGGCAACGTGATCAAGGGTATCGATGGCAACATCGATTGGGAATATGGCGCAGCAGGCCGTTTCGGCTTCCGCGCCGGCGACAGCGGCCTGATCTACGGCAAGGTCGGCTACCAGTGGGTCAACTTCGACCATTTCTCGGGCCGTTCGAACGTCGTCGCGAACACCAAGCGTGACTACAGCGCGATCACCTACGGCATCGGCGCAGAAGTCGGTCCGCAGAGCATTGGCCTCAAGGGCATCACCGGCAACGCTGGCTTCCGCATCCGTGCAGAGGTCAACACCTTCGGCGACGCACAGAGCTTCCGTCCGATGCTCGGCATCATCACGCACTTCTAA
- a CDS encoding DNA primase, which yields MGGHQVPSAGSGDDGYDEEGYDESQRAEILEATRNGPSDGIILTDLEPDLGEDDKDDESIDETRMDSEEVGETDASVTMDEADMDEDDVQDELDDDSIDDDEDLKDADDVALKP from the coding sequence ATGGGCGGACATCAGGTGCCGAGTGCCGGATCGGGCGACGACGGCTATGACGAAGAGGGCTATGACGAGAGCCAGCGCGCCGAGATCCTCGAGGCCACGCGCAACGGGCCGAGCGACGGCATCATCCTGACCGACCTCGAACCCGACCTCGGCGAAGACGACAAGGACGACGAGTCGATCGACGAGACCCGGATGGACTCCGAGGAGGTCGGCGAGACGGATGCATCCGTCACGATGGATGAGGCCGACATGGACGAGGACGACGTCCAGGACGAACTCGACGACGACAGCATCGACGACGACGAAGACCTGAAGGACGCCGACGACGTCGCGCTCAAGCCCTGA
- a CDS encoding multidrug effflux MFS transporter, which yields MQTQDPQSDAPAMRGAPIGFVEFVALVASLMSLTALGIDSMLPALPAIGDSLGVASENGRQFVVTAFVIGFGVAQLVHGPLADRFGRRTVLLWSLMLYIIANVACATAGSFTLLLAARVFGGAVIAAARVATIALVRDCYHGRAMARVMSIAFMVFMIVPILAPTFGWTVLQFGDWRAIFWTVAVLTLGVLVWFYLRMPETLAPENVLPITPGRILSDWRLTLSDRNSLGYTLASTALMGALYGYLNSIQQIMADVFHKPTLLALIFATTSVTMAACNLLNSRIVMRLGTRLISHGALSVLILVSLVHLFAIEIGFETLVSFAVFQALTLGCFGLATSNFSAMAMENMGRIAGTASSVQGFLSVTVGAVFGALIGQAFNGTTVPLVGGFLLAGLAALVAILITERGRLFRPAATAPLRA from the coding sequence ATGCAGACCCAGGACCCCCAATCCGACGCGCCGGCGATGCGTGGCGCGCCGATCGGCTTCGTCGAATTCGTCGCGCTCGTCGCCTCGCTGATGTCGCTGACCGCGCTCGGAATCGACTCGATGCTCCCGGCGCTGCCGGCGATCGGCGACTCGCTCGGTGTCGCGTCGGAGAACGGCCGACAGTTCGTCGTGACCGCGTTCGTCATCGGCTTCGGCGTCGCGCAGCTCGTCCATGGGCCGCTCGCGGACCGGTTCGGGCGGCGGACGGTGCTGCTGTGGTCGCTCATGCTCTACATCATCGCGAACGTGGCGTGCGCCACTGCGGGAAGCTTCACGCTGCTGCTGGCGGCGCGGGTGTTTGGCGGCGCGGTGATCGCAGCGGCGCGCGTGGCGACGATCGCGCTGGTGCGCGATTGCTATCATGGGCGGGCGATGGCGCGGGTCATGTCGATTGCGTTTATGGTGTTCATGATCGTGCCGATCCTGGCGCCGACGTTCGGCTGGACTGTGCTGCAGTTCGGCGACTGGCGCGCGATCTTCTGGACCGTCGCGGTGCTGACGCTGGGCGTGCTCGTCTGGTTCTACCTGCGGATGCCCGAGACGTTGGCGCCCGAGAACGTCCTGCCGATTACGCCGGGGCGCATCCTGAGCGACTGGCGCCTGACGCTGAGCGATCGCAATTCGCTTGGCTACACGCTCGCGTCGACCGCGCTGATGGGCGCGCTGTACGGCTATCTCAATTCGATCCAGCAGATCATGGCGGACGTGTTCCACAAGCCGACATTGCTCGCGCTGATCTTCGCGACGACGTCGGTGACGATGGCGGCGTGCAACCTGCTGAACTCGCGGATCGTGATGCGGCTGGGGACTCGGCTGATCAGCCACGGGGCGCTGTCGGTGCTGATCCTGGTGTCGCTGGTCCATTTGTTCGCGATCGAGATCGGCTTCGAGACATTGGTCAGCTTCGCGGTGTTCCAGGCGTTGACGCTCGGTTGTTTCGGGCTGGCGACGTCGAACTTCTCGGCGATGGCGATGGAGAATATGGGGCGGATCGCCGGCACCGCGTCGAGCGTGCAGGGGTTCCTGAGCGTTACCGTCGGTGCGGTGTTCGGCGCGCTGATCGGGCAGGCCTTCAACGGTACCACCGTGCCGCTGGTCGGCGGGTTCCTGCTCGCAGGTCTGGCCGCGCTCGTCGCCATCCTGATCACCGAGCGCGGTCGCTTGTTCCGGCCCGCCGCCACGGCGCCGTTGCGCGCTTGA
- a CDS encoding isopenicillin N synthase family dioxygenase codes for MLDTPAAQVPTLSLATQDTDPDGFAAAFGESFERYGFAIVADHGIPADLIERAWAETKLLFDLPEDEKRGYHIAGGGGARGYTPFKTEIAKDAKVVDLKEFWHVGRELPEGHHYADTMAPNVWPTRPEGFKPVFLELFAAFDRAGDKLLSAIARHLKLKPDWFDPAVKDGNSILRLLHYPPIPADAEGVRAGAHEDINLITLLLGAEEAGLELLDRANGRWLSIKPPEGAMVVNVGDMLQRLTNNVLPSTTHRVVNPPPERRGHSRYSMPFFLHPAPDFLIETLPGTITPDNANRYPTPITAHDYLYERLVEIGLIKK; via the coding sequence ATGCTCGACACGCCCGCCGCCCAGGTCCCAACTCTCAGCCTCGCCACGCAAGACACCGACCCCGATGGCTTTGCAGCCGCCTTCGGCGAGTCGTTCGAGCGATACGGCTTTGCGATCGTCGCCGATCACGGCATCCCAGCCGACCTGATCGAGCGCGCCTGGGCCGAAACCAAGCTGCTGTTCGACCTGCCCGAGGATGAAAAGCGCGGCTATCACATCGCCGGTGGCGGCGGTGCGCGCGGCTATACGCCGTTCAAGACCGAGATCGCCAAGGACGCCAAGGTCGTCGATCTCAAGGAATTCTGGCACGTCGGCCGCGAACTGCCGGAGGGTCATCACTATGCGGACACGATGGCGCCGAACGTCTGGCCGACGCGGCCCGAGGGTTTCAAGCCGGTGTTCCTCGAACTGTTCGCCGCGTTCGACCGCGCGGGCGACAAGCTGCTGTCGGCCATCGCGCGCCACCTGAAGCTGAAGCCCGACTGGTTCGACCCAGCGGTCAAGGACGGCAACAGCATCCTGCGCCTGCTGCATTACCCGCCGATCCCCGCCGATGCCGAAGGCGTCCGCGCCGGCGCGCATGAGGATATCAACCTCATCACGCTGCTGCTCGGCGCCGAGGAAGCCGGGCTCGAACTGCTCGACCGCGCGAACGGTCGCTGGCTGTCGATCAAGCCGCCCGAGGGTGCAATGGTCGTCAACGTCGGCGACATGCTCCAGCGCCTGACCAACAACGTCCTCCCGTCGACCACGCACCGCGTCGTCAACCCGCCCCCCGAACGCCGCGGCCACTCCCGCTACTCGATGCCGTTCTTCCTGCATCCCGCCCCCGATTTCCTGATCGAGACGCTGCCGGGCACGATCACCCCGGATAACGCGAACCGCTACCCGACGCCGATCACCGCGCATGACTACCTGTACGAGCGCCTCGTCGAGATCGGGCTGATCAAGAAGTAA
- the polA gene encoding DNA polymerase I, giving the protein MPHLYLVDGSGYIFRAYHRLPPLTNKHGEPVGAVYGYTTMLWKLADEVHAADGPTHMAVILDKSSKTFRNDLYDKYKAQRPPAPADLIPQFPMIRDATRAFSLPCIETEGLEADDIIACYSKAALAQGWSVTIVSSDKDLMQLIEPGLDMYDTMNNRRLGPEHVAEKFHGVTPAQLGDVLALMGDSVDNVPGVPGVGPKTAAKLILEHGDLESVLAAADGMKKSKLRDNLIEHAEMARLSKVLVTLKCDVSLPEPLEDLELKGIPDAPLRAFLEHHGFKSLIAKLSAVAEAPVPESPVVADMDADELCKHDDYETVVDEAALDRWITIARHQGWVGIDTETTGIDATRADLVGISMALHPNLACYVPIAHGGTDLLAENPVQLDRAIVLAKMKPLLEDPSILKIGHNLKYDMIVLARAYAATGGVTIAPFDDTILMSFDLDAGLHGHGMDELAATHLSHTCIAFKDVVGTGKSQRTFNEIDLKAATHYAAEDADVTLRLWRRFKRRLAAEGSTRVYEMVDRPLVPVIAQMEMHGIKVDAAKLSKLSTEFAGQMASLETEIHALAGAPFTIGSPKQLGDVLFEKMGIKGGRKGKSGVYSTDVTELERIAADKDSPGAGMARKVLDWRQLSKLKSTYTDALQAQINPATGRVHTSYSLTGAQTGRLSSTDPNLQNIPIRTEIGRQIRDAFVAEPGNVILAADYSQIELRLAAHMANVPALKQAFANGDDIHSLTAQELFGEVNRDTRGRAKTINFAILYGISRWGLAGRLDVSADEAQAMIDRYFDRFPGISSYIVDTTESVRATGFTTTLFGRKTHFPRIRSKIQHERQGAERAAINAPIQGTSADIIKRAMVRMGPALLEAGLPNVRMLLQVHDELVFELPEGDVEAAKPVIERVMANAATPAVTLDVPLGIEIGTGLSWGAAH; this is encoded by the coding sequence ATGCCCCATCTCTATCTCGTCGACGGCTCCGGCTATATCTTCCGCGCCTATCACCGGCTGCCACCGCTCACCAACAAGCATGGCGAGCCAGTCGGCGCGGTGTACGGCTATACGACGATGCTGTGGAAGCTCGCGGACGAGGTCCACGCGGCCGACGGCCCGACGCACATGGCGGTCATCCTCGACAAGTCGTCCAAGACCTTCCGCAACGATCTCTACGACAAGTACAAGGCGCAGCGCCCCCCCGCCCCCGCCGATCTGATCCCGCAGTTCCCGATGATCCGCGACGCCACGCGCGCCTTCTCGCTGCCCTGCATCGAGACCGAGGGGCTCGAGGCGGACGACATCATCGCCTGCTATTCGAAGGCCGCGCTCGCACAGGGCTGGTCGGTCACGATCGTGTCGTCGGACAAGGACCTGATGCAGCTGATCGAGCCCGGGCTCGACATGTACGACACGATGAACAACCGCCGGCTCGGCCCCGAGCATGTCGCGGAGAAGTTTCACGGCGTCACGCCTGCGCAACTCGGCGACGTGCTCGCGCTGATGGGCGACAGCGTCGACAACGTGCCCGGCGTCCCCGGCGTCGGCCCCAAGACCGCCGCCAAGCTGATCCTCGAACATGGCGATCTCGAATCGGTGCTGGCGGCTGCCGACGGCATGAAGAAGAGCAAGCTGCGCGACAACCTGATCGAGCATGCCGAGATGGCGCGGCTGTCGAAGGTGCTCGTCACGCTCAAATGCGACGTGTCGCTGCCGGAACCGCTCGAAGACCTCGAACTCAAGGGCATCCCCGACGCACCCTTGCGCGCGTTCCTCGAACATCACGGCTTCAAGTCGCTGATCGCCAAGCTCTCCGCGGTAGCCGAGGCGCCGGTCCCCGAGTCGCCCGTCGTGGCGGACATGGACGCGGACGAGCTCTGCAAGCACGACGACTATGAGACCGTCGTCGACGAAGCCGCGCTCGACAGGTGGATCACGATCGCCCGGCATCAGGGCTGGGTCGGGATCGATACCGAGACGACCGGCATCGACGCGACGCGTGCCGATCTGGTCGGAATCAGCATGGCGCTGCATCCGAACCTCGCCTGCTACGTACCTATCGCGCATGGCGGCACCGATTTGCTCGCGGAAAACCCGGTCCAGCTCGACCGCGCGATCGTGCTGGCGAAGATGAAGCCGCTGCTGGAGGATCCGAGCATCCTGAAGATCGGCCACAATCTCAAATACGACATGATCGTGCTGGCGCGCGCCTACGCCGCCACCGGCGGCGTGACGATCGCACCGTTCGACGACACGATCCTGATGAGCTTCGATCTCGACGCGGGGCTTCACGGCCATGGCATGGACGAACTTGCCGCTACGCACCTCTCGCACACCTGCATCGCGTTCAAGGATGTAGTCGGCACCGGCAAGTCGCAGCGCACCTTTAACGAAATCGACCTCAAGGCCGCGACCCACTACGCCGCCGAGGACGCGGACGTGACGCTCCGCCTGTGGCGCCGGTTCAAGCGCCGCCTGGCCGCCGAGGGCTCGACGCGCGTCTACGAAATGGTCGATCGCCCGCTCGTCCCCGTCATCGCGCAGATGGAGATGCACGGCATCAAGGTCGACGCCGCCAAGCTGTCGAAACTCTCGACCGAGTTCGCCGGCCAGATGGCGAGCCTGGAAACCGAGATCCACGCGCTCGCCGGCGCGCCGTTCACGATCGGCAGCCCCAAACAGCTGGGCGACGTGCTGTTCGAGAAGATGGGGATCAAGGGCGGCCGCAAGGGCAAGTCCGGCGTCTATTCGACCGACGTCACCGAACTCGAGCGGATCGCCGCGGACAAGGACTCGCCCGGCGCCGGAATGGCGCGGAAGGTGCTCGACTGGCGCCAGTTGTCGAAGCTGAAATCGACCTATACCGATGCGTTGCAGGCGCAGATCAACCCGGCGACGGGCCGCGTCCATACCTCGTACAGCCTCACCGGCGCGCAGACCGGACGGCTGTCGTCGACCGATCCCAACCTCCAGAACATCCCGATCCGCACCGAGATCGGGCGCCAGATTCGCGACGCGTTCGTCGCCGAGCCCGGCAACGTCATACTCGCCGCCGATTACTCGCAGATCGAGCTTCGGCTCGCCGCGCACATGGCCAACGTCCCCGCGCTGAAGCAGGCCTTCGCGAACGGCGACGACATCCACAGCCTCACCGCGCAGGAGCTGTTCGGCGAGGTCAACCGCGACACGCGCGGCCGCGCGAAGACGATCAATTTCGCGATCCTCTACGGCATCTCGCGCTGGGGGCTCGCCGGCCGCCTCGACGTGAGCGCGGACGAAGCGCAGGCGATGATCGACCGCTATTTCGATCGCTTCCCCGGCATCTCCAGCTACATCGTCGACACCACCGAAAGCGTCCGCGCTACAGGGTTCACGACGACGCTGTTCGGGCGGAAAACGCATTTCCCGCGGATCCGCTCGAAGATCCAGCACGAACGCCAGGGCGCCGAGCGCGCCGCGATCAACGCGCCGATCCAGGGCACGAGCGCGGACATCATCAAGCGTGCGATGGTCCGGATGGGCCCCGCGCTGCTCGAAGCCGGGCTGCCCAACGTGCGCATGCTGCTCCAGGTCCACGACGAACTCGTGTTCGAACTGCCCGAGGGCGATGTCGAGGCGGCCAAGCCCGTGATCGAACGCGTGATGGCCAACGCCGCGACGCCGGCGGTGACGCTCGACGTGCCGCTCGGCATAGAAATCGGCACCGGCCTCAGCTGGGGCGCGGCGCATTGA
- a CDS encoding lipopolysaccharide biosynthesis protein, protein MTESTQDIDTLAKGGRTNIAGFVLRLAARIPFLFIAGRIYGPDLVGRFAIAVVVVELAALLATLGLKRGLAQALSSADRPHANVVWDAMAVAFVASLIASAVLCTFPQIMYPNSAITGLDRFLPLIIVAIAWSDVSLAALAYRLNVKAAVTARAVVEPWTISIAAWAFSYFTIRDGLVLSYVASMTAALIASLVPFLRSYGVPRGWSPHLRPLYALARANVPLAGADILEWGSRNVDRFILGVMFEPKVVGIYYMAQQVASLPQKLKTSFDPILGPVITHSLAINDRAAIANQVRQVAFWIMAAQGGLALMGSIPGEAVMGVVGPQFVAGTAALAFLLTAEVLASTGAVSESALVYIARHRNLMISAAMLAFQVGLSFTLIFTIRALGYPVNYQAAGPAIALMLSVALTSIIKSKLLGHLLGANVSPWRWPLVWAALAAIVVGAGFTALPKRYEWVELAIGEPAIAATYLYILWKYAFGPADRALFGKSPAVGEATLPNAGSPIR, encoded by the coding sequence GTGACCGAATCCACGCAGGATATCGACACGCTCGCCAAGGGCGGTCGCACCAACATCGCCGGCTTCGTCCTCCGCCTCGCCGCGCGGATCCCGTTCCTGTTCATTGCCGGCCGCATCTACGGTCCCGACCTGGTCGGCCGGTTCGCGATCGCGGTCGTCGTCGTCGAACTCGCCGCGTTGCTCGCCACGCTCGGGCTCAAGCGCGGTCTCGCGCAGGCGCTCAGCAGCGCGGATCGCCCGCACGCCAACGTCGTGTGGGATGCAATGGCGGTGGCGTTCGTCGCCTCGCTGATCGCCAGCGCCGTCCTCTGCACCTTCCCGCAGATCATGTACCCGAACAGCGCGATCACCGGGCTCGACCGGTTCCTGCCGCTGATCATCGTCGCGATCGCCTGGTCGGACGTCAGCCTCGCCGCGCTTGCCTATCGCCTTAACGTCAAGGCCGCGGTGACGGCGCGCGCGGTCGTCGAGCCATGGACGATCTCGATCGCCGCCTGGGCGTTCTCCTACTTCACGATCCGCGACGGGCTCGTGCTCAGCTACGTCGCCTCGATGACCGCCGCACTGATCGCCAGCCTCGTGCCGTTCCTGCGCAGCTACGGCGTGCCGCGCGGCTGGTCGCCGCACCTGCGCCCGCTCTATGCGCTCGCGCGCGCCAACGTGCCGCTTGCCGGCGCCGACATCCTCGAATGGGGCAGCCGCAACGTCGATCGCTTCATCCTGGGCGTGATGTTCGAGCCGAAGGTCGTCGGCATCTATTACATGGCGCAGCAGGTCGCATCCCTGCCGCAGAAGCTGAAGACCAGCTTCGATCCGATCCTCGGCCCCGTCATCACGCACAGCCTCGCGATCAACGACCGCGCCGCGATCGCCAACCAGGTCCGCCAGGTCGCGTTCTGGATCATGGCTGCGCAAGGCGGCCTTGCGCTGATGGGCTCGATTCCCGGCGAAGCGGTGATGGGCGTGGTCGGCCCACAATTCGTCGCCGGCACAGCGGCACTCGCCTTCCTGCTCACCGCCGAAGTACTCGCCTCGACCGGCGCGGTCAGCGAATCTGCGCTCGTCTACATTGCGCGCCACCGCAACCTGATGATCTCGGCAGCGATGCTCGCCTTCCAGGTCGGCCTCAGTTTTACGCTGATCTTCACGATCCGAGCGCTGGGCTATCCCGTCAACTATCAGGCGGCCGGCCCGGCCATCGCGCTGATGCTGTCGGTGGCGCTGACCTCGATCATCAAGTCGAAGCTGCTCGGCCATCTGCTGGGCGCGAACGTGTCGCCGTGGCGCTGGCCGCTGGTCTGGGCGGCGCTCGCCGCGATCGTCGTCGGGGCTGGGTTCACCGCGCTCCCCAAGCGCTACGAATGGGTCGAACTCGCGATCGGCGAGCCCGCAATCGCGGCCACCTATCTCTACATCCTGTGGAAATACGCCTTCGGCCCCGCCGATCGCGCTCTGTTCGGCAAATCGCCCGCTGTCGGCGAGGCAACGTTGCCGAACGCCGGATCACCGATCCGCTAA
- a CDS encoding polyprenyl synthetase family protein, which translates to MSATVHRLETLRPNPESQPSLDPMVKLVTSDMDQVNAVIRGRMQSEIPLIPELAGHLIAGGGKRMRPMLTLASAQLIGYSGTQHHLLAAAVEFIHTATLLHDDVVDGSDLRRGKRTANIIWGNPASVLVGDFLFSRSFELMVEAGSLKALKILSSTSAVIAEGEVNQLTAARRVDLGEERYLDIIGAKTAALFAAACRISAVVADRTEAEEAALDAYGRNLGIAFQLVDDAIDYVSDADTMGKDAGDDFREGKMTLPVILAYARASAEDRAFWKDAVEGRRDSEADLQHAIRLIRSTRAIDDTFARARHYGQRAIDSIGGFPDGAAKDAMVEAVEFAVARAY; encoded by the coding sequence ATGAGCGCCACCGTCCACCGCCTCGAAACCCTACGTCCCAATCCCGAGTCCCAGCCGTCGCTGGACCCGATGGTCAAACTCGTCACTAGCGACATGGACCAGGTCAATGCGGTGATCCGCGGCCGGATGCAGTCGGAAATCCCGCTGATCCCCGAACTCGCCGGTCATCTAATCGCGGGCGGCGGCAAGCGGATGCGGCCGATGCTGACGCTCGCGAGTGCGCAGCTTATCGGGTATTCCGGCACGCAGCATCACCTGCTCGCCGCCGCGGTCGAGTTCATCCACACCGCGACGTTGCTCCACGACGACGTCGTCGACGGCTCCGACCTGCGCCGCGGCAAGCGCACCGCCAACATCATCTGGGGCAACCCCGCCAGCGTGCTGGTCGGCGATTTCCTGTTCAGCCGCAGCTTCGAACTGATGGTCGAGGCCGGCAGTCTGAAGGCGCTGAAGATCCTGTCCTCGACCAGCGCGGTCATCGCCGAGGGCGAAGTGAACCAGCTCACCGCCGCACGCCGCGTCGATCTCGGCGAGGAGCGGTATCTCGACATCATCGGCGCGAAGACCGCCGCGTTGTTCGCCGCCGCCTGCCGAATCTCGGCGGTCGTTGCCGATCGTACCGAAGCCGAGGAGGCTGCGCTCGACGCCTATGGCCGCAACCTCGGTATCGCGTTCCAGCTGGTCGACGATGCGATCGATTACGTGTCGGACGCCGATACGATGGGCAAGGATGCGGGCGACGACTTCCGCGAGGGTAAGATGACTCTCCCGGTAATCCTCGCCTATGCGCGCGCCTCGGCCGAGGACCGCGCGTTCTGGAAGGACGCGGTCGAAGGTCGCCGTGACAGCGAAGCCGATCTGCAGCACGCGATCCGCCTCATCCGCTCGACCCGTGCGATCGACGACACATTTGCGCGTGCCCGCCACTACGGGCAGCGCGCGATCGACTCGATCGGCGGCTTCCCCGACGGCGCCGCCAAGGACGCCATGGTTGAAGCTGTCGAGTTCGCGGTCGCCCGCGCATACTGA
- a CDS encoding chorismate mutase, with amino-acid sequence MADDLLNGYRQSIDNIDAALIHMLAERFKVTQAVGVHKATHGLPPADPGREERQIARLRHLAAEAQLDPEFSEKFLRFIIDEVIRHHERLAHDPDEA; translated from the coding sequence ATGGCTGACGACCTGTTGAACGGATACCGCCAGAGCATCGATAATATCGATGCGGCGCTGATCCACATGCTCGCCGAGCGCTTCAAGGTGACGCAGGCGGTGGGCGTGCACAAGGCGACGCACGGCCTGCCCCCCGCCGATCCCGGCCGCGAGGAACGCCAGATCGCCCGGCTGCGCCACCTCGCGGCGGAGGCGCAGCTCGACCCTGAGTTTTCCGAAAAATTCCTGCGCTTCATCATCGACGAAGTGATCCGCCATCATGAGCGACTGGCGCACGATCCCGACGAGGCGTGA
- a CDS encoding AcvB/VirJ family lysyl-phosphatidylglycerol hydrolase → MTWLRRFLLVLVLAALAVAGFMGWLGYFGGPLFTDVYPTRPQRPFAVVLLTGDLGYKIGMAPEIAQRLAADGVPVVAINTLTYLRTTRTPANITTLIARAEQRALQLGHTDRVVLIGQSFGADMLHVGLVDLAPELRAKIAKVALIVPEDNVQFRASPSEVFDYWTPTVDAMPTARRLTWAPLLCVQGAEEVGSLCPLLTQPNATRIALPGGHPLHRDADALYEVLARFIFAD, encoded by the coding sequence ATGACGTGGCTGCGCCGATTCCTACTCGTATTGGTCCTGGCCGCTCTGGCCGTAGCGGGTTTCATGGGCTGGCTCGGCTATTTCGGTGGGCCGCTGTTTACCGATGTCTATCCGACCAGGCCGCAGCGTCCGTTTGCCGTCGTGCTGCTGACCGGCGATCTCGGCTACAAGATCGGCATGGCGCCGGAGATCGCGCAGCGGCTCGCGGCGGACGGCGTGCCGGTGGTCGCGATCAACACGCTGACCTATCTGCGCACGACGCGGACGCCTGCGAACATCACGACGCTGATCGCGCGTGCCGAACAGCGTGCGCTGCAACTCGGGCATACCGACCGGGTCGTGCTGATCGGCCAGTCGTTCGGCGCGGACATGCTGCATGTCGGACTGGTCGACCTCGCCCCCGAACTGCGCGCCAAGATCGCGAAGGTGGCGCTGATCGTGCCTGAGGACAATGTCCAGTTCCGTGCGTCGCCGAGTGAGGTCTTCGATTACTGGACGCCCACCGTCGATGCGATGCCGACCGCGCGGCGACTGACCTGGGCACCCCTGCTCTGTGTGCAGGGCGCGGAAGAGGTCGGCAGCCTATGCCCGTTGCTGACCCAGCCCAATGCGACGCGCATAGCGCTGCCGGGCGGGCACCCGCTTCACCGCGACGCCGATGCGCTCTACGAGGTGCTGGCGCGGTTCATTTTTGCGGATTGA
- a CDS encoding DUF2147 domain-containing protein gives MSPVMMALAMVAGGSAAASPVEGIWHNPKNSVAVKTGACGDRLCGWVVRASDEAQADARDGGTPKLIGTALLREYRPSGRRKWSGQIFVPDMGRTFGSTLTLVDTNTIDVKGCLIGGFLCKTQTWHRG, from the coding sequence ATGAGTCCTGTGATGATGGCCCTCGCGATGGTCGCGGGCGGCTCCGCTGCGGCCTCCCCGGTGGAAGGGATCTGGCACAACCCGAAGAACAGCGTCGCGGTGAAGACCGGTGCCTGCGGGGACAGGCTGTGCGGCTGGGTCGTGCGGGCAAGCGACGAGGCGCAGGCCGACGCGCGCGATGGCGGCACGCCGAAACTGATCGGCACCGCGTTGCTCCGCGAATATCGCCCCAGCGGCCGCCGGAAATGGTCGGGCCAGATTTTCGTCCCCGACATGGGCCGCACCTTTGGGTCGACGCTGACCCTGGTCGACACGAACACGATCGACGTGAAGGGCTGCCTGATCGGCGGGTTCCTGTGCAAGACGCAGACCTGGCACCGCGGTTGA